One Bos taurus isolate L1 Dominette 01449 registration number 42190680 breed Hereford chromosome 3, ARS-UCD2.0, whole genome shotgun sequence DNA window includes the following coding sequences:
- the MRPS15 gene encoding small ribosomal subunit protein uS15m isoform X1, whose protein sequence is MLRAAWRALSSIRTQAVTQPPVLGLPGGGCAKLLSVQRDLPSSPGGLILQAARGYATQKPVQQSQEDDPPPSMLLKDYQNVPGIEKVDDVVKRLISLEMANKKEMLKIKKEQLMSKVVENPKDTSSLEAQIVALTVKIRSYEEHMQKHQKDKAHKRYLLMSIDKRQKMLKNLRKTNYPVFEKTCKELGIEYTFPPPYHRKIHRRLATKKALCIRVFQEVQKLKKQKRALKTAAAAVQKQGQRNPESPSEARSEAIKETQ, encoded by the exons ATGCTGAGGGCGGCGTGGAGGGCGCTGAGTTCGATTCGAACCCAGGCAGTGACACAGCCCCCGGTCCTCGGGCTGCCGGGCGGAGGGTGCGCCAAGCTTCTCTCCGTCCAGCGGGACCTTCCCTCAAGTCCTGGAG GTCTCATCCTCCAGGCTGCCCGCGGATATGCCACCCAGAAACCAG TCCAGCAAAGCCAAGAAGATGACCCGCCCCCTTCCATGCTGCTGAAGGACTACCAGAATGTCCCTGGAATTGAGAA GGTTGATGATGTTGTGAAAAGACTCATATCTTTGGAAATGGCCAACAAG AAGGAAATGCTAAAAATCAAGAAAGAGCAGCTTATGAGCAAGGTCGTGGAAAACCCGAAGGACACCAGCTCCCTGGAGGCTCAAA TTGTTGCCTTGACTGTCAAGATCCGCAGTTACGAAGAACACATGCAGAAACATCAAAAG GACAAAGCCCACAAGCGCTATCTGCTGATGAGCATTGACAAGAGGCAAAAGATGCTCAAAAACCTCCGCAAGACCAACTATCCTGTCTTTGAGAAGACATGTAAGGAGCTGGGGATTGAGTACACCTTTCCCCCTCCGTACCACCGGAAAATCCACCGACGCTTGGCAACTAAGAAGGCTCTGTGCATTCGG GTTTTCCAAGAGGTTCAAAAGCTGAAGAAGCAAAAAAGGGCCTTAAAAACTGCAGCTGCAGCAGTCCAGAAACAAGGCCAGAGGAACCCAGAGAGCCCTTCTGAAGCCAGATCAGAGGCAATCAAAGAAACCCAATAA
- the MRPS15 gene encoding small ribosomal subunit protein uS15m produces the protein MLRAAWRALSSIRTQAVTQPPVLGLPGGGCAKLLSVQRDLPSSLILQAARGYATQKPVQQSQEDDPPPSMLLKDYQNVPGIEKVDDVVKRLISLEMANKKEMLKIKKEQLMSKVVENPKDTSSLEAQIVALTVKIRSYEEHMQKHQKDKAHKRYLLMSIDKRQKMLKNLRKTNYPVFEKTCKELGIEYTFPPPYHRKIHRRLATKKALCIRVFQEVQKLKKQKRALKTAAAAVQKQGQRNPESPSEARSEAIKETQ, from the exons ATGCTGAGGGCGGCGTGGAGGGCGCTGAGTTCGATTCGAACCCAGGCAGTGACACAGCCCCCGGTCCTCGGGCTGCCGGGCGGAGGGTGCGCCAAGCTTCTCTCCGTCCAGCGGGACCTTCCCTCAA GTCTCATCCTCCAGGCTGCCCGCGGATATGCCACCCAGAAACCAG TCCAGCAAAGCCAAGAAGATGACCCGCCCCCTTCCATGCTGCTGAAGGACTACCAGAATGTCCCTGGAATTGAGAA GGTTGATGATGTTGTGAAAAGACTCATATCTTTGGAAATGGCCAACAAG AAGGAAATGCTAAAAATCAAGAAAGAGCAGCTTATGAGCAAGGTCGTGGAAAACCCGAAGGACACCAGCTCCCTGGAGGCTCAAA TTGTTGCCTTGACTGTCAAGATCCGCAGTTACGAAGAACACATGCAGAAACATCAAAAG GACAAAGCCCACAAGCGCTATCTGCTGATGAGCATTGACAAGAGGCAAAAGATGCTCAAAAACCTCCGCAAGACCAACTATCCTGTCTTTGAGAAGACATGTAAGGAGCTGGGGATTGAGTACACCTTTCCCCCTCCGTACCACCGGAAAATCCACCGACGCTTGGCAACTAAGAAGGCTCTGTGCATTCGG GTTTTCCAAGAGGTTCAAAAGCTGAAGAAGCAAAAAAGGGCCTTAAAAACTGCAGCTGCAGCAGTCCAGAAACAAGGCCAGAGGAACCCAGAGAGCCCTTCTGAAGCCAGATCAGAGGCAATCAAAGAAACCCAATAA